A single Fusobacterium sp. JB019 DNA region contains:
- a CDS encoding ATP-binding protein: MKINRDSLLVKIIFYNNIAIIITSLAVALITTFITYEDMESRLVDMSREKIYIVEKAYNNYLTSVREDINKISREDDFIRLRQNNSSYKILSYILKNELVKGNFQKYYKIEIAMLNDQGKILGFTGDKEVFNTGINITSKSLEGLGAKESYIIKKGEKAYSRIIYSYKNNMTKRKEYIVASIPFELNVLQYIKQYIELGSSDKIFAFIGDSYVTGDFKDSLDKEIISKQNLETLKANRYKYYYSKKKIGKIPYYLGVLSLKDYHDNNVGCFGVAISREKLFTTKFIIGLFITIIVITLIMLSTTIFAKMLQKLLWPLKGITESAEKISEGNYSTRIRLDNTNGEIKTLAVAIKRMLRKLEDNQRTLKQRNKKLKENLRKMNTIEQLILEVQTEEDVTKIVQKVMTAFISELGLGFSRGMFFRYSRERDALIGEQAKINSHILEINNDILKEKKGGFKFQIKELDEIVQLIKIPFSSENIISSALKNREIKYYNSKGYKYNLGNDLFNSLGLNNFLIFPVYNIDYYTGVMVFDYYIKEKEISEEDIELLKLLLMNISIKFRSKVEEEEKIELERNITISKVAERFLNNREEALNKLLRILENTKNRDYNNIAENIKEIEGRVEQMKQINKILMEYSNPSDREKIEEVNIEHLIPEVISEFKASLSEDNKVLISSFISYTGDILGNDKRLRRVFMELLKNAYDAVLENNKVIKKIDIVVIRDKHSNKLKIDIKDNGIGMSEEKLDLVFQPFITYKEDAPGLGLPLVKRVIKDCKGVVKIYSKPQIGTTVKITLNILKEEN; encoded by the coding sequence ATGAAAATAAATAGAGATTCTCTTCTTGTAAAAATAATATTTTACAATAATATAGCAATAATAATAACATCTTTAGCAGTAGCTTTGATAACAACCTTTATAACTTATGAAGACATGGAGTCAAGGCTAGTGGATATGTCTCGAGAGAAAATATATATAGTTGAAAAAGCTTATAATAACTATTTAACTAGTGTAAGAGAAGACATTAATAAAATTTCAAGAGAAGATGATTTTATTCGCTTAAGACAAAATAATAGTAGTTATAAAATACTTTCTTATATTTTGAAAAATGAACTTGTTAAAGGAAATTTTCAAAAATACTACAAAATAGAAATAGCTATGCTCAATGACCAAGGAAAAATATTAGGATTTACTGGAGATAAAGAAGTATTTAATACAGGAATAAATATTACTAGTAAAAGTTTAGAAGGATTAGGGGCAAAAGAAAGTTATATTATAAAAAAAGGCGAGAAAGCTTATTCAAGAATAATATATAGTTATAAAAATAATATGACTAAGAGAAAAGAATATATAGTAGCTTCGATTCCTTTTGAGTTAAATGTTTTGCAATATATAAAACAGTATATAGAATTGGGGTCATCAGATAAAATATTTGCATTTATAGGGGACTCTTATGTAACAGGAGATTTTAAGGATAGTCTAGACAAAGAAATAATTAGTAAACAAAATCTAGAAACTTTAAAAGCAAATAGATATAAATACTATTATAGTAAAAAGAAAATAGGAAAGATACCATATTATTTAGGTGTTTTATCTTTAAAAGATTATCATGATAATAATGTTGGATGTTTTGGAGTAGCTATTTCAAGGGAAAAATTATTTACTACAAAGTTTATTATAGGATTATTTATAACTATAATTGTAATTACTTTGATAATGTTAAGTACAACAATTTTTGCTAAAATGTTACAAAAATTATTATGGCCATTAAAGGGAATTACAGAATCAGCAGAAAAAATTAGTGAAGGAAATTACTCAACTAGGATAAGATTAGATAATACTAATGGAGAGATTAAAACATTAGCAGTAGCAATAAAGCGTATGCTTAGAAAATTAGAAGATAATCAAAGAACATTAAAACAAAGAAATAAAAAATTAAAAGAGAATTTAAGAAAAATGAATACAATAGAGCAGTTAATTTTAGAGGTTCAAACTGAGGAAGATGTAACTAAGATTGTTCAAAAAGTAATGACAGCCTTTATATCAGAATTAGGTTTAGGTTTTAGTAGAGGAATGTTCTTTAGATATAGTAGAGAAAGAGATGCTCTTATTGGAGAACAAGCAAAAATAAATTCTCATATTTTAGAAATAAATAATGATATTCTTAAAGAAAAAAAGGGTGGATTTAAATTTCAAATTAAAGAATTAGACGAAATAGTTCAACTTATAAAAATACCTTTCTCGAGTGAGAATATAATATCAAGTGCTCTAAAAAATAGAGAAATAAAATATTATAATAGCAAGGGTTATAAATATAATTTAGGAAATGATTTGTTTAATAGTTTAGGATTAAATAATTTTTTAATATTTCCTGTTTATAATATAGACTATTACACCGGAGTTATGGTTTTTGATTATTATATAAAAGAAAAAGAAATATCTGAAGAAGATATTGAATTATTAAAATTACTTTTAATGAATATTTCTATAAAATTTAGAAGTAAAGTAGAAGAAGAAGAAAAAATAGAGCTAGAAAGAAATATAACAATAAGTAAAGTAGCTGAAAGATTTTTGAATAATAGAGAAGAAGCTCTTAATAAATTGTTAAGAATTTTAGAAAATACGAAAAATAGAGACTATAATAATATAGCAGAAAACATTAAAGAAATTGAAGGTAGAGTAGAACAAATGAAACAAATAAATAAAATTTTAATGGAATACTCTAACCCATCAGATAGAGAAAAAATAGAAGAAGTTAACATAGAGCATTTGATACCAGAAGTAATATCAGAGTTTAAAGCATCATTATCTGAAGATAATAAAGTATTGATATCATCATTTATAAGTTACACAGGTGATATTTTAGGAAATGATAAAAGACTTAGAAGAGTATTTATGGAATTATTAAAAAATGCTTATGACGCAGTTTTAGAAAATAATAAAGTGATAAAAAAAATTGATATTGTAGTGATTAGAGATAAACATTCAAATAAACTTAAAATAGACATAAAAGATAATGGAATAGGAATGTCTGAGGAAAAACTAGATTTAGTTTTTCAACCGTTTATTACTTATAAAGAGGATGCTCCAGGTTTGGGTCTTCCCCTTGTAAAAAGAGTAATAAAAGATTGTAAAGGAGTAGTTAAAATTTACTCCAAACCACAAATTGGAACAACCGTTAAAATAACTTTAAATATACTCAAGGAGGAGAATTAA
- a CDS encoding Tex family protein, with product MDNLFKIISKELGIKISQIESTVKLLDEGATVPFISRYRKEVTGNLDENQIGDILKSVTYLRNLEKRKQEVLSSIEEQGKLSDDLKNKILTAEKLQEVEDLYLPYKKRRKTKADKAIEKGLEPLSQYVYLAKNLEDFLNNAKKYINDEVNTVEEAVEGAKLIVAQGISEQAEYRERIRSILLKEGLVYSKKTKKAEELDEKKVYADYYEYSESIKTILSHRVLALNRGEKEDILKVNIKTEDNIRTKIENIILGGFSNNGLREIHESIVKDSLDRLILPSIEREVRNILTDKSEIEAIDIFKENLKNLLLQPPLKEKNILGLDPGYRTGCKVAIVDKNGFYVDNDVFRLVEAMDSPKNLEISKNKILKYIDKYDIDIISIGNGTASRETEGFVAKVIGEAKKDTRYIITNEAGASVYSASKLANEEFPDLDVTVRGAISIARRIQDPLGELVKIDPKSIGVGMYQHDVDQKRLTESLNEVIESVVNNIGINVNTASWALLEHVSGIKKNIAKNIVDYRKENGNFENRKQLLKVKGVGKKAYEQMAGFLIIEDGKNILDSTIIHPESYKIAEEILEKNDISLKEYRETLDISREKLKVFKIDNFAKEKDYGNETVKDIYDALIKDRRDPRDELAKPLLKSDILKIDNLKPGMELEGTVRNVVKFGAFVDIGLKNDALLHISEISDKFVSDPSKELSVGEIIKVKVKDIDMARQRVGLTRKTK from the coding sequence ATGGATAATCTTTTTAAAATTATTAGCAAAGAATTAGGAATAAAAATCTCTCAAATAGAAAGTACTGTAAAGCTTTTAGATGAGGGGGCAACAGTTCCATTTATATCTAGATATAGAAAAGAAGTTACTGGGAATCTTGATGAAAATCAAATAGGGGATATTTTAAAGTCAGTAACTTATTTAAGAAATTTAGAAAAAAGAAAGCAAGAAGTTTTATCTTCAATTGAAGAACAAGGAAAACTATCAGATGATTTAAAAAATAAAATTTTAACAGCTGAAAAGTTACAAGAGGTAGAAGATTTATACTTACCTTATAAAAAAAGAAGAAAAACTAAAGCAGATAAAGCTATAGAAAAAGGATTAGAACCATTATCTCAATATGTATACTTAGCAAAAAATTTAGAAGATTTTTTAAATAATGCTAAAAAATATATAAATGATGAAGTAAATACAGTTGAAGAAGCTGTAGAAGGTGCAAAACTTATAGTTGCTCAAGGAATATCTGAGCAAGCAGAATATAGAGAAAGAATAAGAAGTATTTTATTGAAAGAAGGGTTAGTATATTCTAAAAAAACTAAAAAAGCAGAAGAATTGGATGAAAAGAAGGTTTATGCAGATTATTATGAATATTCAGAATCAATAAAAACTATATTATCTCATAGAGTATTAGCCCTTAATAGAGGTGAAAAAGAAGATATATTAAAAGTTAATATAAAAACAGAGGATAATATAAGGACTAAAATAGAAAATATAATTTTAGGAGGATTTTCTAATAATGGACTTAGAGAAATTCATGAGTCTATAGTTAAAGATTCTTTAGATAGACTAATTCTTCCTTCAATAGAAAGAGAAGTAAGAAATATTTTAACTGATAAAAGTGAGATAGAAGCAATAGATATCTTTAAAGAAAATTTGAAAAATCTACTTCTTCAACCACCATTAAAAGAAAAAAATATTTTAGGTTTAGATCCAGGATATAGAACTGGATGTAAGGTAGCGATAGTTGATAAAAATGGATTTTATGTAGATAATGATGTTTTCCGTTTAGTAGAAGCAATGGATTCTCCTAAAAATTTAGAAATATCAAAAAATAAGATTTTAAAATATATAGATAAATATGATATAGATATTATTTCAATAGGGAATGGAACAGCTTCTAGAGAAACAGAAGGTTTTGTAGCTAAAGTTATAGGTGAAGCAAAAAAAGATACTAGGTATATAATTACGAATGAAGCAGGTGCTTCAGTTTATTCCGCATCTAAACTTGCTAATGAAGAATTTCCTGATTTGGATGTAACGGTAAGAGGAGCAATTTCAATAGCTAGAAGAATACAAGATCCTTTAGGAGAGCTAGTTAAAATAGACCCTAAATCTATAGGTGTTGGAATGTATCAACATGATGTTGATCAAAAACGTTTAACTGAATCTTTAAATGAAGTTATAGAGTCAGTGGTAAATAATATTGGAATAAATGTAAATACAGCTTCTTGGGCATTACTAGAACATGTATCAGGAATTAAAAAAAATATAGCTAAGAATATTGTTGATTATAGAAAAGAAAATGGAAATTTTGAAAATAGAAAACAATTATTAAAAGTAAAGGGTGTTGGGAAAAAAGCTTATGAACAAATGGCAGGTTTCTTAATAATCGAAGATGGAAAAAATATTTTAGATAGTACTATAATACATCCAGAATCTTACAAAATAGCAGAAGAAATTTTAGAAAAAAATGATATTTCTTTAAAAGAATATAGAGAGACTTTAGATATTAGTAGAGAAAAATTAAAAGTATTTAAAATTGATAATTTTGCAAAAGAAAAAGATTATGGGAATGAAACTGTAAAAGATATTTATGATGCATTAATAAAAGATAGACGTGATCCTAGAGATGAATTAGCAAAACCACTTTTAAAATCAGATATATTAAAGATAGATAATTTAAAACCAGGAATGGAATTAGAAGGTACAGTAAGAAATGTAGTTAAATTTGGAGCTTTTGTAGATATTGGGTTAAAAAATGATGCATTACTTCACATTTCAGAAATATCAGATAAGTTTGTAAGTGATCCTAGTAAAGAGCTTTCAGTAGGTGAAATAATAAAAGTAAAAGTAAAAGATATTGATATGGCAAGACAAAGAGTTGGGTTAACAAGAAAGACAAAATAA
- the rpsP gene encoding 30S ribosomal protein S16 translates to MLKIRLTRLGSRKNPIYRVVAMENLSKRDGKAVAYLGNYFPLEDSRVELKEEEILKHLQNGAQPTRTVKSLLTKAGVWAKFEELKK, encoded by the coding sequence ATGTTAAAAATAAGATTAACAAGATTAGGAAGCAGAAAAAATCCAATATACAGAGTAGTAGCTATGGAGAATTTATCAAAAAGAGATGGTAAAGCAGTAGCATATTTAGGAAACTATTTTCCTTTAGAAGACTCTAGAGTTGAATTAAAAGAAGAAGAAATTTTAAAACACTTACAAAATGGAGCTCAACCAACAAGAACAGTAAAATCTTTATTAACTAAAGCTGGAGTATGGGCTAAATTTGAAGAATTAAAAAAATAG
- the ffh gene encoding signal recognition particle protein, giving the protein MLENLGNRFQDIFKKVRGHGKLSEENIKEALKEVKMSLLEADVNYKVVKDFIKKIQEKAIGTEVLRGINPGQQFIKIVNDELVELLGGTNSRLTKGVKNPTVIMLAGLQGAGKTTFAAKLANKLRKDGETPYLVAADVYRPAAMKQLEVLAKQINIPAYIDEGNKDPIDISKKAFGQARANNYSYMIIDTAGRLHIDENLMDELGDIKKAVRPQEILLVVDAMIGQDAVNLAKNFNDKLNIDGIVLTKFDGDTRGGAALSIKSVVGKPIKFVGVGEKIADLELFHPERLASRILGMGDVVSLVEKAQEVVDEKDVKSLEEKIKTQQFDLNDFLKQLQTIKKMGPLGSILKMIPGMNSDLGDLAPAEKEMKKTEAIIQSMTLQERKKPEILKASRKLRIAKGSGTDVSDINKLLKQFSQMKNMMKMLSSGKMPNLGAGMPKMPMGMGRGRKKFF; this is encoded by the coding sequence ATGTTAGAGAACTTAGGGAATAGATTTCAAGATATTTTTAAAAAAGTAAGAGGTCATGGAAAGCTAAGCGAAGAAAATATAAAAGAAGCTTTAAAAGAAGTTAAAATGTCGTTACTTGAAGCTGATGTAAATTATAAAGTGGTTAAAGATTTTATAAAAAAAATTCAAGAAAAAGCCATAGGAACAGAAGTTTTAAGAGGGATAAATCCTGGACAGCAATTTATAAAGATTGTTAATGATGAATTAGTTGAGTTGCTAGGAGGAACAAATTCTAGATTAACTAAGGGAGTTAAAAATCCTACAGTAATAATGCTTGCAGGACTTCAAGGGGCAGGTAAAACAACTTTTGCTGCAAAATTAGCAAATAAACTGAGAAAAGATGGAGAAACTCCTTATCTAGTAGCTGCTGACGTATATAGACCTGCAGCAATGAAACAGTTAGAAGTGTTAGCTAAGCAAATAAATATACCTGCTTATATAGATGAGGGAAATAAAGATCCAATTGATATATCTAAAAAAGCTTTTGGACAAGCAAGAGCTAATAATTATTCATATATGATAATAGATACTGCTGGAAGACTTCACATAGATGAAAATCTTATGGATGAATTGGGAGATATAAAAAAAGCAGTAAGACCTCAAGAAATATTATTAGTAGTAGATGCTATGATAGGTCAAGATGCGGTAAATTTAGCTAAAAATTTTAATGATAAATTAAATATAGATGGAATAGTACTTACTAAATTTGATGGAGATACAAGAGGAGGAGCTGCTCTTTCCATTAAGTCTGTTGTAGGAAAACCTATTAAATTTGTAGGGGTTGGAGAAAAAATAGCAGATTTAGAATTATTTCATCCTGAAAGATTAGCTTCAAGGATTTTAGGGATGGGAGACGTTGTTTCTTTAGTTGAAAAAGCTCAAGAGGTTGTTGATGAAAAAGATGTTAAATCTCTTGAAGAAAAAATAAAGACACAACAATTTGATTTGAATGATTTCTTAAAACAGCTACAAACAATAAAGAAGATGGGACCACTTGGAAGTATTTTAAAAATGATTCCAGGAATGAATTCGGATTTAGGAGATTTAGCTCCAGCTGAAAAAGAAATGAAAAAGACAGAAGCGATTATTCAATCAATGACATTGCAAGAAAGAAAAAAACCAGAGATATTAAAGGCTAGTAGAAAATTAAGAATAGCTAAAGGTAGTGGAACAGATGTTTCCGATATTAATAAGTTATTAAAGCAATTTTCACAAATGAAAAATATGATGAAAATGTTAAGTTCTGGAAAAATGCCAAACTTAGGCGCAGGAATGCCTAAAATGCCTATGGGAATGGGAAGAGGAAGAAAGAAGTTTTTTTAA
- a CDS encoding sigma factor-like helix-turn-helix DNA-binding protein — protein MELNEIIEIGILLEYYKPLLSEKQKKYLIGYFDKDLSFTEIAEENGITRQAVHDNIKRGVKILKTYEQKLGFYKKDRRIYKKLLNLREDFKKENLEDIIEELS, from the coding sequence ATGGAATTAAATGAAATTATTGAGATAGGAATACTTTTAGAGTATTATAAACCTCTATTGAGCGAAAAACAAAAAAAATATCTAATAGGGTATTTTGATAAAGATTTATCATTTACAGAGATAGCAGAAGAAAATGGAATAACTAGGCAGGCTGTTCATGATAATATAAAAAGAGGGGTTAAAATTTTAAAGACATATGAACAAAAATTAGGTTTTTATAAAAAAGATAGAAGAATTTATAAGAAGCTTTTAAATTTGAGAGAAGATTTTAAAAAAGAAAATTTAGAAGATATTATTGAAGAATTAAGTTAA
- a CDS encoding CoA pyrophosphatase produces the protein MLKECIIEKFLDNEERENIIIGSERNINSSVLVLFCEFEGKVNILFEKRAESISQGGEVSFPGGVKEKRDKVSMETALRETFEEIGIKPERIKRKRKYGTLVIPTGVIIQVNIGYIDNFSFDELDINKDEVDKVFLVPLEYFMKNKPIVEKVMVENIPSFNKNGKNINFPAKELGLPSIYCEPWGKERRVFLYPYEGEMIWGITGEIVDSICKNIQKIIEM, from the coding sequence ATGTTAAAAGAATGTATAATAGAAAAATTTTTAGATAATGAGGAAAGAGAAAATATAATAATAGGAAGCGAAAGAAATATTAATTCTTCAGTATTAGTTTTATTTTGTGAATTTGAGGGGAAAGTTAATATTTTGTTTGAGAAACGTGCAGAGTCAATAAGTCAAGGTGGAGAAGTTTCTTTTCCAGGAGGAGTTAAGGAAAAAAGAGATAAAGTCTCTATGGAAACAGCCTTAAGAGAAACATTTGAAGAAATAGGAATAAAACCAGAAAGAATAAAAAGAAAAAGAAAATATGGGACATTAGTGATACCTACAGGAGTAATAATTCAAGTTAATATAGGTTATATAGATAATTTTTCTTTTGATGAACTAGATATAAATAAAGATGAAGTAGATAAAGTTTTTTTAGTTCCTTTAGAATACTTTATGAAGAATAAACCTATAGTAGAAAAAGTTATGGTTGAAAACATTCCATCTTTTAATAAAAATGGGAAAAACATAAATTTTCCAGCAAAGGAATTAGGATTACCAAGTATATATTGTGAACCTTGGGGAAAGGAAAGAAGAGTGTTTTTATATCCTTATGAAGGCGAAATGATATGGGGGATTACAGGAGAAATAGTTGATAGTATCTGTAAAAATATACAAAAAATAATAGAGATGTAA